A window of Argopecten irradians isolate NY chromosome 1, Ai_NY, whole genome shotgun sequence contains these coding sequences:
- the LOC138304673 gene encoding LOW QUALITY PROTEIN: zinc metalloproteinase nas-14-like (The sequence of the model RefSeq protein was modified relative to this genomic sequence to represent the inferred CDS: inserted 1 base in 1 codon; deleted 1 base in 1 codon), which yields MNEISEKTCVCFDVISRTQALQGVGHVRIVNGNGCRSRVGRRLRRRNGIRSQDLTLAQNCRSRRVATHEFLHAIGLYHEQSRXDRNDFVRIVRSNVERGKRGNFRRYSRARINSFGIPYDYRSIMHYSSRAFSRNNRFTVIPRPQSNRRQYINIIGKATEMSTNDARAVNRMYSCSAPSTPNCADYPYRFP from the exons ATGAATGAAATATCAGAGAAAACGTGTGTCTGTTTCGACGTGATCAGTAGAACACAGGCCCTTCAAGGAGTCGGTCATGTGCGGATTGTAAACGGAAACGG ATGTCGATCTCGTGTCGGTAGAAGGCTCCGAAGACGGAATGGTATTCGCTCACAGGATCTCACGCTGGCACAGAATTGTAGAAGT AGACGTGTCGCTACACATGAATTCCTCCATGCCATTGGTCTGTATCACGAACAATCCA CAGATAGAAACGATTTCGTGCGTATCGTAAGGAGTAATGTGGAGCGTGGAAAACGTGGAAATTTTAGGCGGTACAGCCGAGCAAGAATAAACTCTTTTGGCATTCCTTATGACTACCGGAGTATAATGCACTACAGCAGCAGA GCTTTCAGCAGAAACAATAGGTTCACTGTTATACCCAGACCCCAGAGTAACCGACGgcaatacattaatata attGGCAAGGCCACGGAGATGAGCACAAACGACGCGAGAGCTGTCAACCGAATGTATAGCTGTTCTGCACCAAGCACTCCAAACTGTGCGGACTACCCCTACAGATTTCCATGA